The sequence below is a genomic window from Physeter macrocephalus isolate SW-GA chromosome 19, ASM283717v5, whole genome shotgun sequence.
AACCAAACGTATCTGTGGCCAGATCTGGCCTGTAGGTGGCTAGTGTGTTCTTAGCTTTGGAGCCAGAGAGACCTTGGTGGGAAGCTGGCTCTGGAGCTGGTCATtaaacctctctgaccctcagttttctcatttgtagaatGATGGGTGGAATAATATGTAACTTTCATATTTGGGGGAATGTATGAAACATACTCTTCATGTCAAGTGAATGTATGTTTTTTTCCAGTGTCTGCTacccagtaggtgctcagcaaatggcTCTTATATAGACCAGAATTATGCATTTTTTCAACATTTCCTCTGAAAACTTCATAAACAAATATGTCACCTTAGAAATGTATCAATACAAGATTGCTGTGTCCACAGCTATACTTTAGGTTAAGGTGTGACTGTTAGTATAGAAAAGGCATGTGGCTTGGTTCACGTCCCCCAGTTGCCCTGTTCTGGAGCCTCCTCTTTAGATCCACTGGGCCTATAGATGCCTGAAAGTCATAGGCAGAAATATACACATTATACACTAAGAGAAACAGTAGGGGAACCTTTCCACAACAtcacaaaaacatttattaaagaaactctTTCCATGCAATGCTTTGCTAGAAACTGtgcaaagtgaaataaacaaCACTCTTGGAAGACCTAAGACACATTCCAATGACAACAGAGATTTTGTATGCGTATAAAGAGGGGTAtagcaaatgaacaaataaattaatgaagaaaaaaaaaaaagtaagggaagGAATGCCTGCATTCATTGGCAGAAGAAGAATCGGATGCATGTCGTATCAGGAGGAGATCTTTCTGCCTTTTTCCATTGATGAGAGAGCTCATGAagagataagattttttttttttttttttttttttttttgtggtatgcgggcctccctctgctgtggcctctcccgttgcggagcacaggctccggacgcgcaggcccagcggccatggctcaggggcccagccgctccgcggcacgtgggatcctcccagaccagggcacgaacccggttcccctgcatcggcaggcggacgcgcaaccactgcgccaccagggaagccccgaagccCCGAGATAAGATTTGAAAATTGACTAGTCTAAAAAGATTCCTTGGTGAGTTAACATGAAATGAATGTCCAGAGAGAAAGTATTTCAATAGAAGGTAAGACTTGAGCAGAGgcttagagatgagaaaaaatgATCGCTTAAGTGGATTTGAAGAAATTCACCTGGAAGAATAAGATCCTGGTGAAAAACCAAGACAGGAGGGACTAGGCAatcctgagaattaaatgatgcAGGGCAATACTCTTTTGTTGGACTCAGAGTTGGCCTTCCTCAGGTAGAGTGTCCGCAGGCCTAGGAAAAGTCTGCCTTCTCTAGCTGAGCACTTATTTAATTTGACTTTTTTCATGGTGGTTTTCAGTTGTTTAAGTCGCTGCTCCTCTATTCTTTTCTACAGCCTTCCTGAGTTAGTTTAGGGTTATCTAACTACTAAACTAGTACTGGGGATGGGAACTCAGAGAAAAGATATGAGCACAATTGCTTAGTTTCTAACAGTCAGTAGTCATGGAGCTTTCCATTTGGCTGACTTGCTGAGTCACGAGCACCTTCGATGGCCATCAAGTGCCGACGTGCGGAAAACTGGCCAAACTCCCTTCCTCTTGAACTATATCCCCCGTGACCTTGCCCACTGCTGTATCTGTCTGGACTCTCTTGTCAAAATGACATTTTGTTTCTGTTAGACTAAATTTGTTCcaaggacttttttttctctttttgaaaactTTGTGTCTCATGATCAACtaggaaaacaaaagaaggaggagggagaggaagcctaattttttataaaatctttgAGTTTGTCAGTTTAACTaaacaggaataaagaaataagcTGATTTGAAATGTCAAAAAAGTTTTCAGGTGCCAATATATATTTCTTGCCTTTGGCTGTTCTGAATATAGGTAAGAGAAACCAAAAGTAAGTAGTTAAGTTTTTACTATTCTAAGAATTGTTTGAGGCTTTCCTCGTGgttcagtagttaagaatccgcctgccgatgcaggggacacgggttcgagccctggtccaggaagatcccgcatgccgcagagcaactaagcccgtgcaccacaactactgagcctgcgctctagagcccgtgagccacaactaccgagcccacatgccacaactactgaagcctgcgtgcctagagcccgtgctcctcaacaagagaagccatgacaatgagaagcctgcgcactgcaatgaagagtaacccccgctcgccacaactagaggaagcccgcgcgcagcaacgaagacccaacacagccaaaaataaaaacaaataaacaaattaattaaaaaaaaaaagaagagtgtttGGTAGCGGTATTTGCTGCTTGGGTTCATTCTGCCTCCCCACCTAATTACCAGCTATGCCTCTTTAGCTGGTAATTTAACTAAAGCACACCctgctttagtttcctttattttacatGGGAAATGGGGGTGCATATAACAACACCTAACTTAGATTGACTatggagattaaataaattaatgcatgAAAAGCACTTAAGTACTGAATAACTGTTAGCTATGATTATGAATATTACTATAATGATTATGATTAAGATTGAGACAGTATGACCCTAATGGTAGAACTAAATTATGTTAGCCCTGGTCTAAGGTCCTCAGGTGGTTGAGCTACTATTAAACACCTTGGTCAACCATTCTTCAGATATCAGGACACACGGGGGGATGTTAGCCAGGGGCAAAGTTTCTGCTTCACCATATTCCACAAAGGCTTAGAGTTTTAAAGATGCCCCAAGGGGCCAAATGAGAATTCAGAGTAGGGAGATGTTTATTGCAGCCCCAGCTTACTAATTCCAACTCATACTAATTCAGCAAGTGATGTTTTCAAAGAGAGCTTTAATATTCCAAAATACTCTGTATCTGCTTATATATTCCCTTCAGCTAAGCACTAATATACAGTGTTTAGGAGATAACACCTTTTTGAAGAGTAATTATTCATGAAAAAAGTGTAATTAAcagtcttttttcctctttgtcattATAAATGGTGTCCAAGTAGTTCTTGAATTGCTAGATAATATTTATAGACCTTGAAGTTAGAGAATTTAGCAAGTGGCCCCATGTTCCCACCGACAATGGATATTTCCAAATACATGTGAAAATCAGAAAGTTGGGTGTCCTGTGCAAAAACGTCTCCGTTGAAGTTTATGGCAGTTTCTGGACACAATCACATCAATAATGCATATCCGTGGGTAGTTTACCAGGTTAAATAACTGTGGTTTTGGGCTTAATTGCCAACTTGTTACCCTAATAGTAATTCCAGACAGGAGAATAACAGAGTGAAGGGGCCTGCGTTACTGctgtctataaaaataaataagatcctTAGGGCTTAATTAGAGGACTAACAATTACACCTAAAGCATGCTAATGTGAAAATGGGAACACTGGACATCTGGAAGATGAGTCCAGATTTGGTCACTTGCCTTTAGGAAACTAAATCCAAGAAATGGTGAGTGTCCAATGGAACAGTGATGCTCACACTTGGCATTTATACTCAGGCAGAAATGACACAGGTGAACGTGAGCTGGTCTAAGAAATCAAGTAATTCAGGGGAGATAAATGGGAAATGTATTtaaaatcccaaggaatccaGGATGATGATGGCTTCTTTGGTCCTAATGTGAAAAGATATCATTTAAAAGGGAGAGCAGGCACATTAAAAATGTTCTTCCTACCTAAAAACACATATGGCTCCTGGAAATCAACCACACAGGATGCCAGCTGGCATCAGAGAGTCCACTGAGGAAAAGAATGACGGAAGGGCTCCGTATGGTTACATAGGGTCTGCGGAAAGGGTCGGGAAAGGAGCTTTTACAGTGTAAGATATAGAACGGCTTTGATAGAGAGCACTGTGTATCGTTTACTTCCTCTCACCCTTCTTCTCTACCACCAATGccaaataatcatatatatacatatatatgattggttttatatatatatacatatatatattccatccTCTTAAGTGCattagaaatattaataagaGAGGAcgcttgtttccatttttttccccaaagttatgaaaagaaaggtttttgtttgttctttatatggTTTCAGGAATAACTTTGATAAAAACTTCCCCTATCCTTTATAGCAGATCCCATCTAAAATTAGTTTTGTGTAGTTCAGGAATAAAATGTCAGGCTGCTTggcatattttctattctttctctctttttctccataaAAAGATAAGTTCAGTGTTTCTAACTGACTAGGAATCCACTCTACACGGTAtagcaaaatttaaattatacaatttagATTACTCTAGAGTGAAACTACTTAAAAACGGAGAGCACAGCTTAAGTGTATGGTTTAGAGGCAAGAGTGAATGGAGTGGAAACATAGTAAAAGTTTGGTTTAGAAGGTTTAATACTTATGATCTGGCGGCCTGCTGCAGTTCCCCTCTCCTCGGGAGACAGATGGGATGCGGCAGGTGGGTGTAAAGAATGAAGCAATTCATGAAAACTCAGCCATGAAATGGGAAGTCAAAATGAAATAAGCACAATTGTAACTATCTTGGTCtattaatattcatatattaataCCTACTTTTCTTTGAGAGGTATTACTGAATATTTACTGACAAGAAAAaatgataggacttccctggtggcacagtggttgagaatccaactgccagtgcaggggacacgggtttgatccctggtccaggaagatcccacatgccgtggagcaactaagcccgtgtgccgcagctactgagcccacacacgctagtgcctgcatgccacaactactgagcccgcgtgctgcaactactgaagcccgtgcacctggagcccgtaactgccagtgcaggggacacgggtttgatccctggtccaggaagatcccacatgccgtggagcaactaagcccgtgtgccgcagctactgagcccacacacgctagtgcctgcatgccacaactactgagcccgcgtgctgcaactactgaagcccgtgcacctggagcccatgttctgcaacaagagaagccaccgcaatgagaagcccgtgcaccgcaacaaagagtagcccccactcgccgcaaccggagaaagcccatgcagcaacgaagacccaacacagccaaaaaacaaaacaaaacaaaacacaaaaagccGATAGTTTGAGAAGAGGAACATATTCAAGAAAAGTGTTTAAACAGCGTTTGAATATGTGGTTTGCTTAACTCAGAGTAACCGTCgaccaattaaaataaatttcccatCCAAACGCATCTACAGATTTAGGGCTCCTtggaaaaaatttccaaaatgcatTACAACTTTCCATAGGGGTGACACATGGTCCTATTTTCCAAAGACTTTGATTGACTGCTTGAATACAATAGTATTTGATTCTGTTAGTATAGAATAtttaaacttgaaaagaaaataccTTATTTTGTTTATGCATAAGCCTATTAAAAAAACGTTTCTAGGGGCTCTATGTTTATTCTCTAGAATGTAACCTATCTTTGAAGTGgtatattagtttttaaaaagtcattcccAAGCTGAATAATTAGACAAAAGCTATTCTTAGAgtacattccacatataaagcTATGCACATGGTGCTTTGATTCAAATAATATTCTTATAAAACTTTGTTATTGTTTGAGGTCTATATTCAGAGTGGCAACTTTTGTTTTTGATGATTATTCCATCCTGAAACAATTTCCCCCCTGCCCAATTAAACCAGAATGAGGAGCACATTTATATCTGATGAGGCTTAAATTTCTCAGTGGCCTGCTTCAAAAGTGAGGACCTTTAGTGGTTACATTCATTTTGTCTCTGCAGAAAGGGCtcaaaaggaaacagaatcaaTTCCCTCAAGTTTTTCTGGAAGAGGAAGGTTACTTTTGTTGCTTTGATCTTAGCATGCTGTGCATTTTTTATCGGCTGTTGAATATAAAAAGCCATAGCTTCATCTGGTTTTTCTGTTATATTCTCATACTGTAAATCACATAATGCCTTCCAATCTAAAGTAAAATGTTCAGGTCCAAAACACCATTTCAAAATTGATTTATCATTACAGTTGATGGAAAGATTTCCAGGGGTGTAAGAAGACTATGCAACATTTGATTCATATGCCACAGACTGCTAAAAATATCTCCATGCACTTTAGACAACAGATTCCAGGATGGAGACATACACTCATGCCATTTTAGATCTCGTTTCCTACCCTTGCAAGAGGCAGTTGTACCTAATGTAGCAGCTGGCTAGGTTATTGCTTCTATAATATAATCCATAATGCAAAAGCAGCTCTTTTCCAAACATTTTAGAGCAACTGAAGTTGTTTACATGTCTCTGTGGTAATTTTCCTATAACTTTGTGCCAATTGGTTTCATACTCTTTGGTAAAAATCTTCATTAAATCAAGACAACTGCACTTAGTTAAATTTTTCTCATAGAGAGAATTATAGGAATATTACAGCTAGCTGATTTGAGGCCATCATCATGAAGTACATCCAGGGTTTTAGAAAATGAATGCACACTACAAAAATGGAGTTGTATAATTAAACATCAAATAATCCAAGTAATAAAAGTCATAGATTAATTGTCTCTCAGTTCTAGTCAGATCCTTTAAATACTGTCTCACCACCTGAGCATTGGTTCTTTTATCAGAAGAGTGCCTATCCTTAAAGTTGGGAAATTTCAGCTTTTTTGGAGCTCCAATCAGCTGTAAAAAGTAATTGGCATCTTCTTCTAAAGTTTCAAATTTTCCTACAAAATCATAGTGGATCAAACATGGATAGCAGAGTTTGCTGATCTTTTCCCAGTGAATGTCCATTCCTACTGGACGGTGGGAATCCAGCAAATAGTGGATGAACTCTTTGAATTTGACGCCAGATccattatttaattcttcttcaCAGGCATTCGGCCGATATTTCTTTATAATTGCCTTTCCAAATACAGGATGGTAATAACTATTGGGGTGTTCAAATTTGTCCCTAAATGCAGACACTAATCTTTCCATGGGATCACGAACAAACACAGCTTTGGTGTAGGTATTTAAACGAGTATAAATCCCTTTTAAGTCAAAGCTGTCGAGCTTTTTCAAATGCTTCCCGTAGTGAACAGCATCATGGGAGATGTTGTACGCGGAGGGGGCCAATCCGTTGAGTACCATCAGAATTCTCTTCCAGTTGGAACAGCCAGCCTTTGGTACTTCGCAGTATaaaattttgtgtttatcttctaCATAGATCCTGGAGACCATGTGAAAAAGATGGGATTGAGGACGACTCACCCCACCGAACttcttgcaaaattcctgaaggAAAGACCTGCGTTTTTCTTGAGTTGCATCAATTCTCTTCCATTTGCTATCTGTGACTAAGCTTTTGTTTAAAGGGCGAATATCCACCGGCCAATTCATTTCGCTGAACTTCCTGAAAAGGGTCTTAGTCCCTTGATGTTTTTCAATCAACTGAATTGTTGGTGACCCTGTGATCCTACTCAAAACTTGAGCCTCTCCTTGGGAGTGGTTGTTCTCTGTGAAGACCCTAGTAGGCCTCTCAGAGTTGAGTagattttcctctttattcttgGGATCCTTGGACATGTGGGACTTGGGGTTCTGTTAAAATAGAGAAGGGGAAATGTTGAAAGCACATTCACAAATGTGGGTATTTGATAAGGaacttaaagtatttattttaaaatgctatcaaGGGGCACACATTTCGTGTAAGCTGCCAGAACAATTTAGCAAAGCATGTGGAATATACATTTTGTAATAAGCTTCTTCATAGAAAACGTAACGATGAAAATGGTATCCATGCATCACTTTGAACCAAAACTTCacattttatagtatatatatttggGCTACTATGATGTTATTCATTTAATGTTCATGTGCTGTATTTCCTTAATACTCTCAGACTAAATTATCTGAATATTATTGGGATAAAACTACTAGTTATTGATTTGAATCTATGATCATAGTaagtttgttattgtttttgtactgtctttgcaTCTGTGGGTATCAATTATATAAtcttacaaaattcaaaaaaaaaaaggtatacacAAGATAGAAAGGAAAAGGCCCTGAATTTTCTATCTAAGCTTTGCCTGTAATGCAATAAAATATAACTCCATCATTTTGTAGATCAACGATTCTTGAGCTATTAAGGAGTGTGTTACCTTCAAGCATTGATTTAATGCATCTGAATGTAGATACAAAATGTAGCTGTATTTGGAttgaaatttttgttgttttgggggaCATCCTGTAATGCACAGAACAGTTCAAAGTAATAAATTACAACTTAAAATTGTAGCAAGGCCAATTATAAAATTCTGGTGACCACTTCAGTTTTCCAAGCACTTGCaaaaagtgatatatattttttcccttgggaaatgttttatttttctaaattcatttatCACAATAATTTCATAACTATAATCATGTTATCATACAATTTCATTCATGTATGAGCCATTCCCTCTTTTCCAAGTGAAGAAAGACTAGGGAAACCAAAAAAGTCTACTTGATATCCTGCTACATAAAATTGTATCAAAAGTGGATCTGTGAAGCACGTGTGTCCTACTCaacctcccttttcctctccccatgCTGTCATCTGCTTTTCCCACTACCTTTCGTCTTCGTGCACTGAAGAGTTTAGCTCCCGGCTCAGACTCTGCTTCTTCATCTCCACTATTGTCATCACGTGTAGTGACTCTGACACCCTATAAACTCTCTGCTCTCTTGACTACCTTGCCTTTCGTAGAAGTCTCTCCATTTCACATGGACCTTGCCACTGACAGAGGCTGCGCCACCTCCatcacctctctgaccctcattGTCTAACCTTCCAGTACATCATTGCTTCCAGTTTTGCAATTCTATGACCACTTGTCACTATGTTATTCAAGCTCTTAGCAGCCAGCATGCCTGGTGGCACTCAGAAGTCACCTCTGTAGGGATTTGTTCCCTGTCCACCTTGTCTAAATTATGTTCCCCTCTGAGATTTTCTCCCACTGAACCCTGCTTATTTTgctcatagcatttatcacaataTGAAATGATTGCTTTACTTCTAAGTTGTCTGTTTTCACCCCATCCACATCTCTTGCACTAGAATATGACTGCAGATGTCTAATCTTTCTTGTTCGTTGTTGGATCTCTGGTACCTAGCACGTTGCCTGATGCATAGATGaccaataaataattgttgaatgagtgaatgtgaTTACAATTTAATGATGGGCCTCTAAGCAGTTGTTTTATGACCTTGTCTAAGAAAAACAGTGCTAATCAGAAGATCAAGGTTAACGTAGATAAATAATTGACCAATTCTTTTAAGGTGCTGAAAATCTGTATTCAAACAAATCTTTGGCagaagagaagacaaataaaacaGGCACAGGTAGAACTTCTCATGCTAAAGTAGGCATGTAGGTGGGAGCCTTACCTGCCTGCAAAGTCAGATTGGTTCAAAGTCACTCAGTGCGGTCTGGTAACTCCTGGAGGCTTGCCAGCCATCTGGACTCCTAGGCATCACTGTGGACACCCCAAAAAGAATCTGGGGATGGGGTCCTGACTCTAATTTAGACAAGCTCCCCAGGTACTCCACAGGCAATAACAGCATTTGGGGTCCACTGAACCGGAGCATAGCAAAGGAGAGTAAAAAGTAAGAGttcatcaggcttccctggtggctcagtggttgagagtctgcctgccgatgcaggagacacgggttcttgcccaggtccgggaatattccacatgccacggagcggctaggcccgtgagccatggccgctgggcctgcgcgtccggagcctgtgctccgcaatgggagaggccacaacagtgagagacccgcgtacagcaaaaaaaaaaaaaaaaaaaaagtaagagttcATCTCATACCATCAAGGAGAGAAAGACTCCAAATACGGTGGACATGAATATTTCAGTAAGCAGAGACAAATGCTCTATTGTAGGCAGGGTGTCACATCAGGCCTCACACTGACCAGATGAAATACCCTTCACCTTCATCCACTTCCCTTTGCTGGAGGTCCCTGTTCCCCAAGCTACTTTCCAATCACTGGTTTGACTGGGGAGATTACTACACAAGGGAAAAATTCATTGCTCATAAATTTGACTTCAGTCTCCTACTAGTTTATTGCGTACCAGTCTGTTTCCTTAGCTCTGACTAAATCAAGGTATGGACAAAGGCTTAATTCTAGGTAATGATACCCCATGAGGCTTCTTGTTGGATGGCCATGAGACCCTCTTCAAGCAACGCCTCACTTCACCATCACTCACCTTATAAAAACAGTTACTAGAGAACATGGCTGTTACCTTGATGCATTAATGCATATGGACTTCATGGTATATATTTTGTCCAATGCAGTTGAACCAAGTTAATCTCATTTCTGACTCATCTTAGACAAACCTCCCCTTTCCCCTagcttaattgaggtataattgacaaataaaaattgtatatatttaaggtgaaaAAAAACAGTTACCAGGATGTGGTgacatccctccccaaccccagccccccaTTCCACTTCCTTTTAATCACAGCAAAGACTGAGGGGTTTGGACTACGAATATCAAGGTTAATGGTATTTTAAATTGGAGGCTTATACCAATGAATTTCCATCATGATTGTTATAATAACAATAACGACAACAATAAGAGTAAACTCTTACATTCCCATTTTCCTTCAGGGTACTTCATTCAGACTGTCCCTAAAGCAAATGCATATAAAGCCAAACTTATCCTGTTCCTTCCAAAACTGACTCTTCCTGCACTCTATTCTGTTTCTGAAACGGTTCTATTACATTCTGGTCCCCACTGACAAAATCTGAGGGATGCTTTAACAATCAGAAAGTAAACTGGTTAGTTTAAATCTCATAATGCCTTTcaaaaaaaccttattttttatttattatttttaattggatattCTTTAGTAGCCTCCTAATTAGGCTTCCTGAAAAGTACTGCCAAATTAgtcttcctaaaatattttatttttcaaccctTAAAATTGGAACCGGCTCAACTACATATAAACTAAAGTCCCGACTCCTTAGCTTGGTATGGGCAGCCTGTCACCACCAGGCCTCTTGTCACTTTGTGTTCTGCTCCTTTCCTGATGTGTTCTCTGTCCTCTACTTGCTTCTATCAGTCTCTCAGCATCCCCCATCCATGTTCTCCCcctttcttgggacttcccaAATCTCCGAAGCTGATATAAAATCCCACTGTCCCCATGAAAACCACCCAGGTCTCCAGTGAGGGATTCCACTCTCTTTGAAACAACTTCGGCACTTAGTCTGTACCACCTGtaaggaaaataactttattcCAGCTTACACTGctatttgattttctctctgaGAAACCCTTTCAGCCACAGCTAAACTGTAAACTCTGGCAGAAAGCTATAGTCTTCCATATATGCCTTTAAAGAGTGGATATTATTGCAAAATTAGCTGAAAGACATGTAaccacagatgaaaaaaatgagtattcAAAGAAGCCTAATGAAGAAAAATTGTGGAATATTTATGAACTCTGCAGTAAATTTGAAAGCCTcacttttcttagtttttaaggCCTAATGTACCTCCCCTGTGAAGTCTTCTCTGATCTTCAACAGTTAAATTAAttgctcttcctctctccccctcaaaGTCATGGAGCCCTTACTACACATCAGGCATTGCGCTAGATGCCAGGGATGGCTTGGTGGATAAGACAAATGTGGTCCTTGCCCCCTTGGAGCTCATatacatagaggaaaaaaatcaaataattacataattaattaatctattacCATAGTGGCAAAGGCTCCAGTGGGAAGCTATTGGAGGCTGGGAGTGCAGAAATGAGACTGCAGGGTACAAAGACAAGTCTACTCAGTTTGGGTGTTAAGTCCTCTGTTTAGCACTTTTCATTTTACTCTAGTTAGTTGTTGTAGTTGGTTGTTTAGGTGACTAGCTCTCcaattaattttaagtttattaaaGGTCAGTGTACAGGCTTATAAATCTATATTGTCTCCACTAGCATCTAGAATAGTATTTTGcataaatatatgttttgaaTTTAATGGAAGCAAAAGCAATATCATTCCTGTACTGCCCCCTTTTCAGGCAACTAACGCACACAGGCTTTATGCTGTCGACAAGGGTTGTAATTCTGCAAAACTTGGTCTGCTATTGTGGGGCTGATGGAAACTATGTAACTCAAGGATGttgatcattcattcatccaacataCATGTATTGAACTACCACTAGATACTGTTTTTGGCCTTGTAGAAATGGATGAAGTAGATCAAATTTATGGACCCTTGAGGAAGCCAAAATTTAACtgggtggattaaaaaaaagcagtttatGAAAAAGATGTGATAATTGTTATAATGGAAGAATGCATAGGGTATTTGGGGGACATAGAAAAGAGTACTTAATTTTTCTCAAGAGATTTTTTTGGGAGCAAATTTCACAGAGGAGGTAGATGCCTGA
It includes:
- the CHST9 gene encoding carbohydrate sulfotransferase 9, which produces MQPSEMVMNPKQVFLSVLIFGVAGLLLFMYLQVCIEEQHTGRVEQKREQRAASGWGPVNYLHPIARIRDTEKIQDHITNQNPKSHMSKDPKNKEENLLNSERPTRVFTENNHSQGEAQVLSRITGSPTIQLIEKHQGTKTLFRKFSEMNWPVDIRPLNKSLVTDSKWKRIDATQEKRRSFLQEFCKKFGGVSRPQSHLFHMVSRIYVEDKHKILYCEVPKAGCSNWKRILMVLNGLAPSAYNISHDAVHYGKHLKKLDSFDLKGIYTRLNTYTKAVFVRDPMERLVSAFRDKFEHPNSYYHPVFGKAIIKKYRPNACEEELNNGSGVKFKEFIHYLLDSHRPVGMDIHWEKISKLCYPCLIHYDFVGKFETLEEDANYFLQLIGAPKKLKFPNFKDRHSSDKRTNAQVVRQYLKDLTRTERQLIYDFYYLDYLMFNYTTPFL